A genomic region of Psychrobacter sp. M13 contains the following coding sequences:
- a CDS encoding septal ring lytic transglycosylase RlpA family protein, producing the protein MYKRLSGLLTVSVCLFAGSTIASTANAAETKAALAQDNSAHIDRVLGELTRQHDSASSLVKSARQPASLALNSSLLATNTSQSSNDEDVLERLTAVASNSVSKFKQTGLASWYGRKFHGRKTASGETFDMNGLTAAHRSLPLNCYVKVTNKTNGKSVVVKVNDRGPFHGNRVMDLSYGAAKQLGITSKGVGNVSIERVSGP; encoded by the coding sequence ATGTATAAGCGTTTATCTGGTTTACTTACCGTGTCAGTGTGTTTATTCGCCGGCTCTACGATAGCGTCTACTGCTAACGCGGCTGAAACAAAAGCGGCTCTTGCGCAAGACAACTCCGCTCATATCGATCGTGTCCTTGGTGAGTTGACCCGCCAGCATGATAGTGCATCAAGTTTGGTTAAGTCAGCGCGTCAACCAGCCTCTTTGGCGCTCAATAGCTCATTATTAGCTACTAATACCTCGCAGTCATCTAACGATGAAGATGTATTAGAACGTTTGACCGCTGTCGCTTCAAACTCAGTGAGCAAATTCAAGCAGACAGGTCTTGCTTCTTGGTATGGTCGTAAGTTTCATGGTCGCAAAACTGCCAGTGGTGAGACTTTCGATATGAATGGCTTAACTGCAGCTCATCGCTCACTACCATTGAACTGCTATGTAAAAGTAACTAACAAAACCAATGGCAAAAGCGTAGTAGTCAAGGTCAATGATCGTGGCCCGTTTCATGGTAATCGCGTGATGGACTTATCTTACGGTGCGGCCAAAC
- the rodA gene encoding rod shape-determining protein RodA, with translation MSINPQYRFSRQSHHLGQRQEPTLWQRIHIDPWLTLLLLTICCIGLTILYSASIQDNAMVLRQVISYGVAFIVMFVMAQIPPSIYRTFTPIFYMLGLVLLVLVDIIGEVRMGAQRWINLPGFGSVQPSEFMKLGMPMMCAWYLSKRELPPTFSSIGVVLALIIVPVLLIAKEPDLGTSLLVAASGLFVLFLAGLSWWMIAGAVALSVPIVTIAWQFLLHDYQRTRVLTLFNPEGDAQGAGWNIIQSKTAIGSGGLTGKGYLDGTQSHLHFLPEGHTDFIIAAFSEEFGLLGVLLLMFVYACLLLRALYIAFTHPDTYSRLLAGAIAMSFFVYIFVNVGMVGGILPVVGVPLPFISYGGTAIVTLMAGFGLLMSIHTHKTG, from the coding sequence ATGTCCATTAATCCGCAGTATCGTTTTTCACGCCAAAGTCATCATTTAGGCCAACGTCAAGAGCCGACGCTATGGCAACGCATTCATATTGATCCTTGGTTAACCTTGTTACTACTGACTATTTGTTGTATCGGTTTGACTATCCTTTATAGCGCTTCCATTCAAGATAATGCCATGGTCCTGCGTCAGGTTATCAGCTATGGTGTGGCCTTTATTGTCATGTTTGTTATGGCACAGATACCTCCTAGCATTTATCGTACCTTTACGCCTATTTTTTATATGCTGGGCCTAGTCCTACTGGTGTTAGTAGATATCATTGGTGAAGTACGTATGGGTGCTCAGCGTTGGATAAATCTGCCGGGGTTTGGTAGCGTTCAGCCCTCAGAGTTTATGAAGCTTGGTATGCCGATGATGTGTGCGTGGTATTTATCCAAGCGTGAATTGCCGCCGACGTTTTCAAGTATCGGTGTCGTTTTGGCTTTGATTATCGTGCCAGTACTCCTTATTGCCAAAGAGCCTGATTTGGGAACCTCGCTACTCGTTGCTGCCAGTGGACTCTTTGTATTGTTTTTAGCAGGTCTATCGTGGTGGATGATCGCTGGAGCGGTGGCGTTGTCTGTACCGATAGTTACTATTGCTTGGCAATTTTTGTTGCATGATTATCAGCGTACTCGAGTATTAACGCTGTTCAACCCTGAGGGCGACGCCCAAGGTGCTGGTTGGAATATTATCCAGTCTAAGACAGCTATTGGCTCTGGTGGTTTGACAGGCAAAGGGTATTTGGATGGGACGCAGTCACATTTACACTTTTTGCCTGAAGGTCATACTGACTTTATTATCGCAGCATTTTCAGAGGAGTTTGGGTTACTTGGCGTCCTATTACTTATGTTCGTCTATGCCTGCCTTTTACTGCGAGCACTATACATAGCGTTTACTCATCCTGATACTTATAGTCGACTATTGGCAGGTGCTATCGCTATGTCGTTTTTTGTCTATATATTTGTCAATGTTGGGATGGTCGGTGGTATTTTACCTGTCGTCGGCGTTCCGCTACCTTTTATCAGCTACGGTGGTACGGCTATCGTCACTTTGATGGCAGGCTTTGGACTACTGATGTCCATTCACACTCATAAGACTGGATAA
- a CDS encoding D-Ala-D-Ala carboxypeptidase family metallohydrolase, which produces MKNINNHCTLPALRPLSTWFKLAIKPIVVLTIGASSISTYAAVLSIDNERRIQVRSGGGDTINAYITSTTSNTVNSDSMQGLIEQKQQQYEFDARVSIEESKRVYVSPPSYNTRYATAYPSSYGSSNNTRYGYNNTASMSMDFGSWLGSNSWRAEQVNNYKRYLSARLGAQNVPPLNQLLTTARSWDKCGYEPYQLPPQELWANIVPTLRLYNDLKSQGVLPASAEIRSVYRSPSLNACAGGADASKHMTGGAMDIWVPEYQDDLWRISKLQDNLCQFWQYQGVGYNFGLGLYSTGAIHLDTEGHRKWGFQHSSSSSACRY; this is translated from the coding sequence ATGAAAAATATAAACAACCATTGTACTTTGCCTGCACTAAGGCCCCTGTCAACTTGGTTCAAACTGGCAATTAAACCTATAGTAGTGCTTACGATTGGTGCCAGTAGTATCAGCACTTATGCCGCGGTGTTAAGTATCGATAATGAGCGCAGAATTCAAGTTCGCTCAGGAGGCGGTGATACTATCAATGCTTATATTACCTCAACGACTTCAAATACTGTAAACAGTGACAGTATGCAAGGTCTTATCGAGCAAAAACAGCAACAATATGAGTTTGATGCTAGGGTATCAATAGAAGAGAGCAAGCGCGTTTACGTAAGCCCGCCCAGTTATAATACTCGCTATGCGACCGCCTATCCTTCAAGCTACGGCAGCAGCAACAACACTCGCTACGGCTATAATAACACTGCCAGTATGAGTATGGACTTTGGCAGTTGGCTGGGTAGTAATAGCTGGCGAGCTGAACAGGTAAATAATTACAAGCGTTATCTAAGCGCACGGCTAGGAGCGCAAAACGTACCACCGCTGAACCAGCTGCTAACCACCGCCCGTAGCTGGGATAAGTGCGGCTATGAGCCTTACCAATTACCGCCACAAGAGCTTTGGGCAAACATTGTACCGACGCTACGACTCTATAACGATCTAAAATCTCAAGGGGTACTACCAGCCTCAGCTGAGATACGTTCAGTATATCGAAGCCCAAGTCTCAATGCTTGTGCAGGCGGTGCGGATGCGAGCAAGCATATGACTGGAGGAGCGATGGACATTTGGGTGCCTGAGTATCAGGATGACTTATGGCGTATCAGCAAGCTACAAGATAATCTATGTCAGTTTTGGCAATACCAAGGGGTCGGTTACAACTTTGGTTTAGGTCTATACTCGACAGGTGCTATTCATTTAGATACCGAAGGCCATCGCAAGTGGGGTTTTCAGCATTCCAGTAGTAGCTCAGCGTGTCGTTATTGA
- a CDS encoding pitrilysin family protein has protein sequence MSKLKITATVNKISSNQVSINKTSSPNYKSLSALSAALFMSFAALNMQAHAAEAAFESERAAAMVDADAPIAALATLTSLDDVQPLSVTVPSIEHFTTQAGVRVSFVQAAALPIVDIDLRFNAGSARDGDVRMDDSNGFGIASMSATMLTQGTQNLAEDDFTRAVETLGINLNSSAYKDMFIVSLRSLSDDEHLLPAVDLMTQMLTTPTFDKEILARNKARLLVGLQQQKQDPSSLASLAFDKALYGEHPYAHPSSGTLESVPSIERQDLIAFKDRYLVAANASLAMTGNMTLEQARMIAETITANLPLGQAAGTLPEPKALSQAQRIHIDFPSTQTTVLMGQLGNKRATDAQAQQQQTNFAVGNEVLAGGDFNARLMTEIRQNLGLTYGISGSMSPMLTRGPYQIGFSTRNDKARTAIDASIKVIDDTLDQGITASEMRLTTDNLKNSFPMSFASNAGINNLLGMMNFYQLPDNYLTDYMNRIDKVNLTDVNQTLNNTLNPDKFLIVTVGQDSPWNADLE, from the coding sequence ATGTCAAAATTAAAAATAACCGCTACTGTTAATAAGATATCAAGTAATCAAGTATCCATTAATAAAACATCAAGCCCAAATTATAAATCGTTATCCGCTTTAAGCGCAGCTCTATTCATGAGTTTTGCAGCGTTAAATATGCAAGCGCATGCGGCTGAAGCTGCATTTGAATCTGAGAGAGCGGCTGCTATGGTGGATGCTGACGCGCCTATCGCAGCCCTAGCGACGCTCACTAGCCTTGATGATGTCCAGCCTTTGAGCGTTACTGTTCCTAGTATTGAGCACTTCACGACTCAAGCTGGCGTGCGCGTATCATTCGTGCAGGCAGCGGCTCTGCCTATCGTCGATATTGACTTGCGCTTTAACGCAGGTAGCGCTCGCGATGGTGATGTACGCATGGATGATTCAAATGGCTTTGGTATTGCCAGCATGAGCGCCACTATGCTGACCCAAGGCACGCAAAATTTAGCGGAGGATGACTTTACTCGCGCGGTTGAGACTTTAGGCATTAACCTAAACAGCAGCGCTTATAAAGATATGTTTATCGTATCCTTGCGTAGTCTCTCTGATGACGAGCATCTCTTGCCTGCTGTAGATCTGATGACTCAGATGCTAACGACACCGACCTTTGACAAAGAGATCCTAGCGCGTAACAAGGCCAGATTATTAGTTGGATTACAACAGCAAAAGCAAGACCCTAGCAGTCTTGCCAGCCTTGCCTTTGATAAAGCCTTGTACGGCGAGCACCCTTATGCTCACCCCTCATCAGGTACTCTTGAGAGCGTGCCAAGTATTGAGCGCCAAGACTTAATCGCTTTTAAAGATCGCTATTTAGTAGCGGCGAATGCGTCGCTAGCGATGACGGGGAATATGACTTTAGAGCAAGCACGTATGATTGCTGAGACTATTACAGCCAACCTTCCGCTTGGTCAAGCCGCAGGCACGCTACCTGAACCCAAAGCCTTGAGCCAAGCTCAGCGCATCCATATCGATTTCCCAAGTACCCAAACTACGGTGCTGATGGGTCAATTAGGTAATAAACGCGCCACTGACGCGCAAGCCCAGCAACAGCAGACCAACTTTGCGGTGGGTAATGAGGTGTTAGCAGGAGGCGACTTTAATGCGCGGTTGATGACTGAGATAAGACAAAACCTTGGACTGACTTATGGCATATCAGGCTCAATGAGTCCAATGCTGACGCGCGGCCCTTATCAAATCGGCTTTTCAACGCGTAATGATAAAGCTCGCACCGCTATAGACGCCAGTATAAAAGTGATAGATGATACTTTAGACCAAGGGATAACAGCGTCTGAGATGCGACTAACTACTGATAATCTAAAAAACAGCTTTCCGATGAGCTTTGCGAGTAATGCAGGTATCAATAATTTACTAGGTATGATGAATTTTTATCAGCTGCCTGATAATTATTTGACGGACTATATGAATCGTATCGATAAAGTTAACCTTACCGATGTCAATCAAACCTTAAACAACACCCTTAACCCTGACAAGTTCTTGATCGTGACCGTAGGACAAGATAGTCCTTGGAATGCAGATTTAGAATAA
- a CDS encoding pitrilysin family protein, with protein MSSSHILQVAFALALTTALSACQTLTSDVSTPSTVAAMQNNEASSALAIDLSGRHEYKLDNGLKIIVKEDHRAPVVMTQIWYNVGSTDEPIDKGGISHLLEHMMFKGTSAVSSDDYERLIAKFGGTNNAFTSYDYTGYYELFPANRLPLALELEADRMTNLLFDESEFAKEHQVVMEERRQRTDDNPLAKAYESFRLLAMPDSPKGESVIGPMNELESITLPELKDWYSTWYAPNNATLVIVGDVEPSEVLAQVKRYFGQLTPSELPARPAVTQQGFRGYKKVESEQAVQVPVLLMGYNVPSLLTIGSANEKQAYALSLAQDVLDGGLSARLESHLIREQGLLATVGTSYDLLDRGDGLFLIQATPRAGVSLEQAQQAITNEINKLAIDPIAADEINRAKTNTVTSLVYAQDSMAGQARMIGSMQSIGLDDRLLASLPAKLDRVSVADIQAASKKYLVNDNLTVMQVIPPKDAASK; from the coding sequence ATGTCGTCATCTCATATCTTACAGGTAGCTTTTGCCTTAGCACTCACCACCGCGCTTAGTGCTTGCCAAACGCTTACCTCAGATGTCTCTACACCCAGTACTGTAGCTGCTATGCAAAATAATGAGGCGTCGTCGGCCTTGGCTATAGACCTATCTGGTCGTCATGAGTATAAGCTGGATAACGGGCTTAAAATCATTGTCAAAGAAGATCACCGCGCGCCTGTGGTGATGACCCAAATATGGTATAACGTCGGCTCTACCGATGAGCCAATCGATAAAGGCGGAATCTCGCATTTGCTAGAGCACATGATGTTCAAGGGCACCAGTGCAGTATCTAGCGATGATTATGAGCGTTTGATTGCAAAATTTGGTGGCACCAATAATGCTTTTACTAGCTACGATTACACAGGCTACTATGAGCTGTTCCCAGCTAATCGCTTGCCATTAGCATTAGAGCTAGAAGCGGATCGAATGACCAATTTGTTATTTGATGAAAGTGAATTTGCTAAGGAGCATCAGGTGGTGATGGAGGAGCGCCGTCAGCGTACCGATGATAACCCTTTAGCAAAAGCGTACGAATCCTTTCGATTGCTCGCAATGCCTGATAGCCCTAAAGGTGAATCAGTCATTGGGCCAATGAATGAGCTGGAATCTATCACTTTACCCGAGCTAAAAGACTGGTATAGCACTTGGTATGCGCCCAATAATGCAACTTTGGTTATCGTAGGGGATGTAGAGCCAAGTGAGGTATTGGCACAAGTAAAACGCTATTTTGGTCAGCTGACACCAAGCGAGCTGCCAGCGCGGCCAGCAGTGACCCAGCAAGGGTTTCGCGGTTATAAAAAAGTAGAGTCCGAGCAAGCGGTACAAGTGCCAGTATTATTGATGGGTTACAACGTACCAAGTTTGCTGACTATTGGCAGTGCTAATGAAAAGCAAGCTTATGCGCTATCACTGGCACAGGACGTATTAGATGGTGGTCTATCAGCAAGACTTGAGAGTCACCTCATTCGCGAGCAAGGTCTGCTTGCCACTGTTGGCACCTCCTATGACTTGCTAGATCGTGGTGATGGTTTATTTTTAATTCAAGCGACACCCCGCGCAGGCGTCAGCTTAGAGCAGGCGCAACAAGCTATTACTAATGAGATCAATAAATTAGCAATAGACCCTATCGCAGCGGATGAGATCAATCGTGCCAAAACAAATACTGTCACAAGCCTAGTGTACGCGCAAGACAGCATGGCAGGACAAGCGCGGATGATTGGATCCATGCAGTCTATCGGTCTCGATGATCGATTGCTTGCCAGCTTACCTGCTAAGTTAGATCGCGTATCGGTCGCGGATATTCAAGCGGCTAGTAAAAAGTATTTGGTCAATGACAATTTGACGGTGATGCAAGTGATACCGCCGAAAGACGCAGCGAGTAAATAA
- the ftsY gene encoding signal recognition particle-docking protein FtsY, with the protein MNNTNNSSRVVINLDGSLDELDDDDITLPSMPAQSVAIVDEPDVATVEDSKDIVDRDLSSVTAVGNIALGAPLITPELDKTQLDKNEQVAISHHNVEDESAQIDIPKMPLQAQLGDNADSATEQQDDEPQGSQKGSWFNRMKSGLSKSRKNLAGGMVNILIGGKEIDDELLEEVEDQLLVADIGVNATNRIIKNLTEQTDRGDLIYAHSLYKALQTELVDILTPKVAPLIIDTTKKPFVILVVGVNGVGKTTTIGKLAKRLQGEGKSVMLAAGDTFRAAATEQLQIWGERNDIPVVAQGHGSDSASVIFDAMQSAKAKNIDVLIADTAGRLQNKAYLMNELEKVVRVMRKADPSAPHEGMIVLDAGTGQNAINQVELFNKVVPLTGITITKLDGTAKGGVVFNIAETTDVPIRYIGVGESIDDLRAFSPKQFVAALFETDDKE; encoded by the coding sequence ATGAATAATACTAATAATAGCAGTCGTGTCGTCATTAACCTTGACGGCAGTCTTGATGAATTAGATGACGATGATATCACGCTACCCAGTATGCCTGCGCAGTCTGTCGCTATTGTTGATGAGCCTGACGTTGCAACCGTAGAAGATAGTAAAGATATAGTCGATAGAGACTTATCTAGCGTAACAGCGGTAGGCAATATAGCTCTGGGTGCTCCTTTGATTACGCCTGAGCTTGATAAGACCCAACTTGATAAGAATGAACAGGTTGCGATTAGCCATCACAATGTTGAAGATGAATCAGCGCAAATTGATATACCGAAAATGCCGCTACAGGCACAGTTAGGAGATAATGCCGACTCTGCAACAGAGCAGCAGGATGATGAGCCACAAGGCAGTCAAAAAGGCAGCTGGTTCAATCGGATGAAGTCGGGACTGAGCAAGTCGCGTAAGAATTTGGCTGGCGGTATGGTCAATATCTTAATCGGTGGTAAAGAGATCGATGATGAGCTGTTAGAAGAGGTCGAAGATCAGCTATTGGTCGCTGATATCGGGGTCAATGCGACCAATCGTATTATCAAGAATTTGACCGAACAGACTGATCGTGGTGATTTGATTTATGCGCATTCGCTCTATAAAGCGCTGCAAACTGAGCTGGTTGATATTCTCACACCTAAAGTCGCGCCCCTAATAATCGATACCACCAAAAAGCCCTTTGTGATTTTAGTAGTCGGAGTTAATGGCGTAGGCAAAACTACCACTATCGGCAAGCTGGCTAAGCGATTACAAGGCGAGGGCAAGTCCGTAATGCTAGCCGCTGGTGATACGTTCCGTGCGGCGGCGACCGAGCAGCTACAGATTTGGGGTGAGCGCAATGATATTCCAGTGGTCGCTCAAGGTCATGGCTCAGATAGCGCCTCTGTTATTTTTGACGCTATGCAGTCGGCTAAAGCCAAAAACATCGATGTGTTAATTGCGGATACGGCTGGACGCTTGCAGAACAAAGCCTACTTGATGAATGAGTTGGAAAAAGTCGTACGGGTTATGCGTAAAGCTGATCCAAGTGCGCCGCATGAAGGGATGATTGTTCTTGATGCAGGCACAGGCCAAAACGCGATTAATCAAGTTGAGCTATTTAATAAAGTTGTGCCGTTAACAGGGATTACCATTACCAAACTCGATGGTACCGCAAAAGGTGGTGTCGTCTTTAATATTGCTGAAACTACTGATGTGCCTATTCGTTATATAGGAGTCGGTGAGTCGATAGATGATCTACGCGCCTTTAGTCCTAAGCAGTTCGTCGCCGCCCTGTTTGAGACCGATGATAAAGAGTAG
- a CDS encoding methylated-DNA--[protein]-cysteine S-methyltransferase: MIVTTTKLQTYILVVMAHDIGGCKDEQVQPKLAEVSWLAKDQWWTDSKSFTKLKKYYNLTDADFKFIDKNSLNIDDPVQALLIEALIQIDEYAQEKRECFDLPLDLSLGTEFQQKVWRGLQDISFGETISYATLAERIDNPKGFRAVANANSKNPFSLIIPCHRVIASDGKLGGYTGGLDKKEYLLALEGVKCKP; encoded by the coding sequence ATGATTGTAACCACGACCAAGCTGCAAACTTATATCCTAGTGGTAATGGCTCATGATATAGGAGGTTGTAAAGATGAACAGGTTCAGCCAAAACTTGCTGAGGTAAGCTGGCTGGCCAAAGACCAGTGGTGGACGGACTCCAAATCATTTACCAAACTCAAAAAGTATTATAATCTAACGGATGCTGATTTTAAGTTCATTGATAAAAATAGCCTAAACATAGATGATCCTGTGCAAGCCTTACTGATAGAGGCGCTAATACAGATTGATGAATATGCTCAAGAAAAGCGAGAGTGCTTTGATTTGCCATTAGATTTATCTTTAGGTACTGAGTTTCAACAAAAAGTATGGCGAGGATTGCAAGATATTAGCTTTGGTGAAACGATAAGCTATGCCACACTTGCCGAGCGTATCGATAACCCTAAAGGCTTTCGGGCAGTGGCTAATGCGAACAGCAAGAACCCGTTTAGCCTTATCATTCCGTGTCATAGAGTGATTGCTAGCGATGGCAAACTTGGCGGCTATACGGGTGGTCTGGATAAAAAGGAATATCTACTTGCTTTGGAAGGAGTTAAGTGTAAGCCTTAA
- a CDS encoding YebC/PmpR family DNA-binding transcriptional regulator, with protein sequence MAGHSKWANIKHRKARQDAVKGKVFTKIIREIVSAAKQGDPDPDKNPRLRAVIEKALSVNMTRDTINRAVDRGTGGGDNDNMDEVSYEGYGVGGVAVLVETMTDNLNRTVSEVRHAFTKCDGNLGTSGSVAYMFTKRGEISFNDVSLEDEVMLVALDAGATDIENDGETLLVITEWENLGQVKDALNDAGLVSDNAEVTMSPSTSADIDNVDDALKIMKMIDMLEDADDVQEVYSNVNFSDSVMAELENQE encoded by the coding sequence ATGGCAGGTCATTCCAAATGGGCAAACATTAAACATCGTAAAGCCCGTCAAGATGCCGTAAAAGGCAAAGTATTTACCAAAATTATTCGTGAGATTGTCTCAGCTGCCAAGCAAGGTGATCCCGATCCCGATAAAAACCCACGTTTGCGTGCCGTTATCGAAAAAGCCCTTTCAGTCAATATGACCCGCGATACGATTAATCGCGCGGTTGATCGCGGTACAGGCGGCGGTGACAATGACAATATGGATGAGGTCAGCTACGAGGGTTATGGTGTTGGCGGTGTGGCCGTATTGGTCGAGACAATGACCGACAACCTCAATCGTACGGTCAGTGAAGTACGTCATGCTTTTACCAAATGTGATGGTAATCTTGGTACATCAGGCTCTGTCGCTTATATGTTCACTAAGCGTGGCGAAATTAGCTTCAACGATGTCAGCTTGGAGGATGAAGTTATGCTAGTGGCCTTAGATGCGGGCGCTACTGACATAGAGAACGATGGCGAGACATTACTAGTCATCACCGAGTGGGAAAATCTCGGGCAAGTCAAAGATGCGCTAAACGATGCAGGGCTAGTCTCTGATAATGCTGAGGTTACGATGTCACCCTCAACTAGCGCTGATATCGATAATGTCGATGACGCTTTAAAGATTATGAAAATGATCGATATGTTAGAAGATGCCGATGATGTGCAAGAAGTTTATAGCAATGTGAATTTCTCTGACTCGGTGATGGCGGAGCTTGAGAACCAAGAGTAA
- a CDS encoding ion transporter: MKQTTTEAITHLRNRIHIIVEGTDTRSGKFFDIVLLIAILTSVAVVMLDSVLYMRLQYGTLFYYAEWFFTILFTTEYLLRLFSAPNRIRYTFSFFGIVDLLSVLPSYLSLLLLYLGSTFVGIQYLLVIRILRILRVFRVLKLKAYMQQAGFLASALKTSQQKITVFFLSLVLLVTIFGSIVYVVEGPENGFTSIPLSIYWAVVTVTTTGYGDMSPKTPVGQAIASMVMITGYAIIAVPTGIFTAELARNMRPQLNPIACPNCGKFGHAVNAEFCDRCGHALHV, from the coding sequence ATGAAGCAGACTACTACTGAAGCCATCACCCATCTGAGAAATCGCATTCATATCATTGTTGAAGGCACGGATACTCGTTCGGGTAAGTTTTTTGATATTGTGTTACTAATCGCTATTTTGACCAGTGTGGCTGTCGTTATGCTCGATAGCGTGCTGTATATGCGATTGCAATATGGCACACTATTTTATTATGCTGAGTGGTTTTTTACTATTTTATTTACCACTGAATATTTATTGCGGCTATTTTCAGCGCCCAATCGTATTCGTTATACTTTTAGCTTTTTTGGTATCGTTGATCTATTGTCTGTATTACCCAGCTATTTAAGCTTATTGCTACTATACTTAGGCTCAACGTTCGTCGGTATCCAGTATCTATTAGTGATTCGTATCTTGCGTATTTTGCGAGTCTTTCGCGTGCTTAAGCTCAAAGCTTATATGCAGCAGGCAGGATTTTTGGCATCAGCTCTCAAAACCAGTCAGCAAAAGATAACGGTTTTCTTTTTGTCTTTAGTATTGCTTGTGACCATTTTTGGTTCAATTGTCTATGTGGTGGAGGGGCCTGAAAATGGCTTTACTAGCATACCACTATCTATTTATTGGGCGGTGGTGACGGTGACTACGACGGGTTACGGTGATATGTCACCAAAGACGCCTGTCGGGCAGGCGATCGCTTCTATGGTGATGATAACCGGTTATGCCATTATTGCCGTACCAACAGGTATCTTTACTGCTGAGCTGGCACGTAATATGCGTCCACAACTGAATCCTATCGCTTGTCCTAACTGTGGTAAATTTGGTCATGCGGTGAACGCAGAGTTTTGCGATCGCTGTGGTCATGCTTTGCATGTATAG
- a CDS encoding AarF/ABC1/UbiB kinase family protein — MAKSSGKRFIKLAGMTASIAGKAAKNSLKHLSSDEEKRLQARSELMQDVGVQIAETLGEMKGAVMKVGQIASQYKDVFPPEVATALEKLQKDAPPMPYSQIKAQVERELKAPINELFIEFEEQPFAAASIGQVHRATLPSGQKVVIKVQYPDVDDNCDSDLKQVRMALKIAGVLNMSRELQDKLFNEIRQSLHDELDYTKEAHNLQVFGAFHANDEGLVIPKVIESHSAKRVLTLTEEMGESLAVAATWDNEIKQKIATRLFHFSAGQLFGLYRMHCDPHPGNFAFREDGSLIAYDFGGIRSYSDSEVKLFRRFAKHAITSDVTALEQDLIALGVRRDDEKDVPGEFYQRWLDIGLKPLSIPPYQEGAFNFATSQVHHEAMTQMRTALKYFGQFQPSATTMMLDRTVSGQYWNLVNLGVEIDLSPLVVEYLDMPS; from the coding sequence ATGGCAAAGTCGTCTGGAAAACGCTTTATAAAACTCGCAGGCATGACGGCAAGCATCGCTGGTAAAGCGGCGAAAAACTCCTTAAAACACCTCTCTAGTGACGAAGAAAAACGTCTGCAAGCACGCTCAGAGCTGATGCAAGACGTGGGTGTGCAGATCGCTGAGACTTTAGGTGAGATGAAAGGGGCAGTTATGAAAGTGGGGCAAATTGCTTCACAATATAAAGACGTATTCCCGCCTGAGGTGGCAACTGCGCTTGAAAAACTGCAAAAAGACGCGCCGCCTATGCCTTACTCGCAGATAAAGGCGCAGGTTGAACGCGAGCTAAAAGCACCTATTAATGAGCTATTTATTGAATTTGAAGAACAGCCTTTTGCGGCTGCCTCCATCGGGCAAGTGCATAGAGCAACCCTGCCCTCAGGGCAAAAAGTAGTGATAAAAGTGCAGTATCCTGATGTCGATGACAACTGTGATAGCGATCTAAAACAAGTGCGCATGGCGCTTAAGATTGCAGGCGTGCTCAATATGAGCCGTGAGCTACAAGACAAGCTATTTAATGAGATTCGCCAAAGCTTACATGATGAGCTTGACTATACCAAAGAGGCGCACAATTTACAGGTGTTTGGCGCGTTTCATGCCAATGATGAAGGCCTTGTTATTCCTAAAGTCATTGAGAGCCATTCAGCCAAACGGGTGCTTACTTTGACTGAAGAGATGGGCGAATCCCTAGCCGTTGCTGCTACTTGGGACAATGAAATTAAGCAAAAAATCGCCACACGTCTATTCCATTTTAGTGCAGGTCAGCTATTTGGCTTATATCGTATGCACTGTGACCCGCATCCTGGTAACTTTGCTTTCCGCGAGGATGGCAGCTTAATCGCTTATGATTTTGGCGGTATTCGTAGCTATAGTGATAGCGAAGTTAAACTATTTCGTAGATTTGCCAAACATGCAATAACCAGTGACGTCACCGCTCTTGAGCAAGATTTGATTGCTTTGGGTGTACGCCGTGATGATGAAAAGGATGTACCAGGTGAGTTTTATCAAAGATGGCTTGATATCGGTCTCAAACCTCTATCTATTCCGCCTTATCAAGAAGGCGCTTTTAACTTTGCTACTAGCCAAGTTCACCATGAGGCCATGACTCAAATGCGTACTGCACTTAAGTATTTCGGTCAGTTTCAACCCTCAGCGACCACTATGATGCTCGATCGCACCGTCTCAGGACAGTATTGGAATTTGGTAAATTTAGGCGTTGAGATTGATCTCTCGCCTTTGGTGGTTGAGTATTTAGACATGCCGTCTTAA